Proteins found in one Arthrobacter sp. U41 genomic segment:
- a CDS encoding glutathione peroxidase, producing MTPLHSIPLTLIDGTVTDFGRFKGGVLVVNVASQCGFTPQYAGLEALHNKFRGQGFQVLGVPCNQFAGQEPAADSEIAEFCERNFGVTFPLTTKADVRGKSQHPLYAELTKFKNGFLPGLVKWNFEKFLVSREGEVVARFAPTVEPDSPEVIEAVQAAVS from the coding sequence ATGACCCCTCTCCACAGCATTCCCCTCACCCTCATCGACGGTACTGTCACCGACTTTGGCCGCTTCAAGGGGGGGGTGCTGGTGGTGAACGTTGCGTCGCAGTGCGGGTTCACGCCGCAGTACGCAGGACTCGAGGCGCTCCACAACAAGTTCCGCGGGCAAGGCTTCCAGGTGCTCGGCGTCCCCTGCAACCAGTTCGCGGGCCAGGAGCCCGCGGCCGACTCCGAGATCGCTGAATTCTGCGAACGGAACTTCGGCGTCACTTTCCCGCTCACCACCAAAGCCGACGTCCGCGGCAAAAGCCAGCATCCGCTCTATGCCGAGCTCACCAAATTCAAGAATGGCTTCCTGCCGGGACTGGTGAAATGGAACTTCGAAAAGTTCCTGGTCAGCCGGGAGGGCGAGGTGGTGGCCCGTTTCGCCCCCACCGTGGAACCCGACTCGCCGGAGGTCATCGAGGCGGTTCAGGCCGCAGTCAGTTGA